The sequence TTTAGATTTTCGTGGCATACCATTCGGACCAATACCGACTTTACTTGCACTGGCAGATTCTATCACAAAATTACATGCTATCTGTTCACTGTGTGGTAACAATGGTCATTTTACGCAACGACTCATTAATGGAAGACCTGCCCATTATGATGACCCCATCATAATGATTGGCGCACAAGAAACATATCAAGCACGATGTCGTCAATGTTACTACATTGATAAAGCAGCACCGTTTATGTCACTCGAACATTATGAATCCAATACAGAAAAGATAATATAACTTAAATACTATGAAGAAATCAGTTCTTACCATTACCTTATTATTACTACTAGCACCTCTCTATACATATAGCAAAACAGGAACACTTGAAGTTATTTGTGGTTCAATGTTTGCAGGAAAATCTGAAGAACTCATTCGTCGATTGCGCCGTGCAAAAATTGCCCAACAAAAAACCATTTGTTTCAGCAATGCATTAGATAATCGCTATGATAACTCTTCAGAACAACAAACGCGTTATATCGCATCACACAACGGCAATAAAGTGATAGCTGAAGCAATTAGCAACGAAGAAGATATCCTCTCATTTGCATTTAAACAGAACCTTGATGTTATTGGTATCGATGAGGTACAATTTTTTTCTATAAATATCATACCCGTTATCTGCACTCTTGTTGATCATGGTATACGAGTAATTGTACCGGGTCTTGATCTCGATTTCCGAGGACAACCATTTCCACACATGGCCACTCTGTTGGCACTTGCTGACAAAGTCACGAAGCTGCATGCTATTTGTGCCTTATGCGGAAATGATGCATACGTTTCACAACGTTTAATTAATAAACAACCAGCTAATTATGATGATCCAATCATTCTAGTTGCTGCACAAGAAGCATATCAAGCTCGTTGTCGCTCTTGTTTTGAAATTGATAAAAAACCTCTCTGCATTGCAATAGAATCGTATGAGTAAGAACAAATCATCTTTTGTTTGTAGCGAATGCACCTACACAACGATTAAATGGATAGGCTGCTGTCCAGAATGCAAACAATGGGAAACATTACAGGAAGTACAATCTGGCCCCACAAATAAAAAGCTTGTACAATCGACTGCAACAACAACCATGCGCACGCTTAACACGATCTCTACAACACAGCAAGCACGTATCTATTCTGGGATCGAAGAGTGGGACCGGGTTATTGGTGGCGGCATCATGCCAGGATCATTACTTGTTTTAACCGGTGATCCTGGAATCGGCAAATCAACACTTCTGCTGCAAATTGCACATGCAATTTCAAAAAATCATACCGTATTTTATTTTTCAACAGAAGAATCCTTAAGCCAAGTTAAGCAGCGCGCAGAACGTTTAGAATGCACCAGCACACAGTTACTATTTTCAGATACTCCAGATTTAAATATTATTATTAGCACCGCACAGCAACATGCTCCCGATGTAGTCATTATCGACTCCATTCAAAATTGTTATGGAGATAACACACAATCTATTCCTGGCAGCGTTAATCAACTGCGAGAAATTACCTTTCACCTCATGCGACTTGCAAAAGAGCACAATATTACCGTGCTCCTAAGCGGACACATCACCAAAGATGGCACTATAGCTGGACCAAAAACATTAGAACATATGGTTGACGGTGTATTTTACCTACAAGGGGAAGATCGTTGGCACGCGCGCATTTTACGATCAGTAAAAAACCGCTTTGGAACAATTAATGAACTCGGATTTTTTCAAATGCATGCACATGGTTTACAACAAATACCTAACATCAACGAACATCTAATGAGTGAGTTGAACCATGCACCTGGATCGGTACTGGTGAGTCACACTGAGGGCTCTCGTCCATTACTGCTTGAGCTACAAGCACTTACCATTGA is a genomic window of Candidatus Babeliales bacterium containing:
- a CDS encoding thymidine kinase, which produces MKKSVLTITLLLLLAPLYTYSKTGTLEVICGSMFAGKSEELIRRLRRAKIAQQKTICFSNALDNRYDNSSEQQTRYIASHNGNKVIAEAISNEEDILSFAFKQNLDVIGIDEVQFFSINIIPVICTLVDHGIRVIVPGLDLDFRGQPFPHMATLLALADKVTKLHAICALCGNDAYVSQRLINKQPANYDDPIILVAAQEAYQARCRSCFEIDKKPLCIAIESYE
- the radA gene encoding DNA repair protein RadA, which produces MSKNKSSFVCSECTYTTIKWIGCCPECKQWETLQEVQSGPTNKKLVQSTATTTMRTLNTISTTQQARIYSGIEEWDRVIGGGIMPGSLLVLTGDPGIGKSTLLLQIAHAISKNHTVFYFSTEESLSQVKQRAERLECTSTQLLFSDTPDLNIIISTAQQHAPDVVIIDSIQNCYGDNTQSIPGSVNQLREITFHLMRLAKEHNITVLLSGHITKDGTIAGPKTLEHMVDGVFYLQGEDRWHARILRSVKNRFGTINELGFFQMHAHGLQQIPNINEHLMSELNHAPGSVLVSHTEGSRPLLLELQALTIESKLTMPQRVVSGLDHKQVVLIAAILEKYLHIKLSTHDIFFKVSGGFKIKGSETDLGIALALLSSYFQLPLPEKSIALGEISLTGQINPINQISMHIKEAEKFGVKKLLIAHAQKIESNSSCTTQRFKNVYELLSLFSE